In Thermococcus profundus, the genomic stretch TTGTTTGTATCACGTTTTAAGAGGTTTTAATTGCTTTTTTTGGACTTTGTGGTCCCTTAATATACAAAAGACGTGTTTTGTCGGATTTTGAAGTCTAAAGTAACCCCGAGTTATTTTGTATTATTTGTTACGTTTTTAAGAATTCATTGTAACGAAAATTTTTCGAAAAAACGGACAAAGCATGCAACGAGCTAGAAATCATAAGTATCCCGTGGAAAACGTTCTTTTTCTGCTTTTGTCTATTCATAATCGAGTTTTCTCCGTTTAAATTCCTCTATTTTCTCTGGGAGTCTTGTGGACATTTGTGTTCATGCTCTTAAAGGGGAAATGAAATTTTTGATATCTCTGCTTTTGCCTCTGAGAGGGTTGCAAATCAGGGCGGCTCTGGGCCCTTTTGAGGCCCCTTTGGGAAAAGGCTTATAAAATTGGGGACCTCTTATTATTTCATCTGGCAAAAGAAGGAAAAATCTGCCCTGTTGCAATAAGACTCTAGGAGAATTGAAAGTGAGGAATTGTGGGTAGTTGTAAACGGCGTAGCTTTGTTGCAATAAGACTCTAGGAGAATTGAAAGTCTTAAGCTTCCCAGAGTCGTTAGTGAACTTTATGTTTACGTTGCAATAAGACTCTAGGAGAATTGAAAGTCTTAAAGAGAACTACGCTCTCGCCCTCGAATTCTTTACGTTGCAATAAGACTCTAGGAGAATTGAAAGTCATGTTCACGAAGTTGTAAGCGTGCCTACTAACAGTTGCAATAAGACTCTAGGAGAATTGAAAGCGAGCCATCTCTTTTCAATGCCCCTATCTTCGACACCGTTGCAATAAGACTCTAGGAGAATTGAAAGTGAAGCCTGTATTTCCGAGGAAGCTCCTTTCTAATGGCCAGTTGCAATAAGACTCTAGGAGAATTGAAAGAAGCGTTTCCGAGGGTTATGGATTTTGCTACTGTCTTAGTTGCAATAAGACTCTAGGAGAATTGAAAGTTACCGGGTCGTCGGCCCTCCCCTCGGCATTCTTCAAGTTGCAATAAGACTCTAGGAGAATTGAAAGTCATGCTCCCGGAGGAGTATTAGAGGTGATGAAAATGAGTTGCAATAAGACTCTAGGAGAATTGAAAGGCAGAGGGTAGACGGTAGAAATACAGAGCTTAGTAGTTGCAATAAGACTCTAGGAGAATTGAAAGCTTTTGCTTAGCCCTCTTCCGCTGCTTCTTTCCTTTCTGGTTGCAATAAGACTCTAGGAGAATTGAAAGCTTTTGCTTAGCCCTCTTCCGCTGCTTCTTTCCTTTCTGGTTGCAATAAGACTCTAGGAGAATTGAAAGACTCCTCTTTTTCCGATGTAGCAAATACGCGATTATCGTTGCAATAAGACTCTAGGAGAATTGAAAGTTATCAGCCACAAGAACGCGAAAAAGAACACTCCCGTTGCAATAAGACTCTAGGAGAATTGAAAGCCAGTTCCTCCATCTTCTTCCTGACAACCTCCACCTGTTGCAATAAGACTCTAGGAGAATTGAAAGGTCGCGTGGGAACTCGACGACTTGCGTGTTTCTATCGTTGCAATAAGACTCTAGGAGAATTGAAAGATTGCGAGGCCGACCGTGCTGGTTATTGGGATCTCGGTTGCAATAAGACTCTAGGAGAATTGAAAGTCCTGTCGGCAGTTTCCAGCCCGAAGCGCTCCGCTATGTTGCAATAAGACTCTAGGAGAATTGAAAGATTGTAGTGAGCGCATTGATCTTCTTCGGGACCTTGTGTTGCAATAAGACTCTAGGAGAATTGAAAGCAAGGATGGGGCAGAATGAGCACAGGGACAAAAGACTTGTTGCAATAAGACTCTAGGAGAATTGAAAGATTGTAGTGAGCGCATTGATCTTCTTCGGGACCTTGTGTTGCAATAAGACTCTAGGAGAATTGAAAGTGACCTTGTAATAAACCACGTCGCCGAATTTGCTCGGAGTTGCAATAAGACTCTAGGAGAATTGAAAGTCGGACTCTTCATCATAGTCGGCATGGTGGCCTTCGGCGTTGCAATAAGACTCTAGGAGAATTGAAAGCTTTCTCAGCCTCAAGAGCCTTCAGTGTCGCCGTTTTGTTGCAATAAGACTCTAGGAGAATTGAAAGACGTCTTTCGCGCCCTTTTTGAGGCCGCGCTTATAAGGTTGCAATAAATTAGACATGAAAAATAGAGGCCAATTGTGGGTTAAGGGTGGGATCTGGAGTTCTGCTTTTCTTGATGACATGGGAGGGGCGGGGGGGTCCCCTGAAAACCTTTTTAACTTCCACCGGAAACAAAGCTTTTCAAAGGGGTTAAGGTGGTGCTCATGAGCATTCTCATCAAAAACGGCCTGGTTGTCTACGGCGAGGATCTAAACGTGGTTAATGCGGATGTCCTCATAGAGGGCAACAGGATAGCCAAAGTGGCGAAGAACATCAGGGAGGGCGCCGACACGGTGATCGACGCGAGCGGCAGGGTGGTTTCTCCCGGCTTCGTGAACCTCCACACGCACTCTCCGATGGGCCTTCTTCGCGGTCTTGCCGACGACCTGCCCCTTATGGAGTGGCTTGAGAAGCACATCTGGCCTAGAGAAGCTAAACTGACGAGGGAAGCCATTAAGGCCGGCGCCTATCTCGGGGCCCTTGAGATGATAAAGACCGGCACCACGGCCTTCCTGGACATGTACTTCCACATGGACGCCGTCGGGGAAGCCGTTCTGGAATCCGGCCTGAGGGGATATCTGGGATACGGTATGATAGACCTAGGTGACCCTGAGAGGACCGAAAAGGAAGTGAAAGAGGCCCTGCGCGAGATGAGGGAAATAGAAAAGCTTGAATCAGACAGGATCCAGTTCGTTTTTGGACCGCATGCACCGTACACCTGCTCCCTTGCCCTGCTTAAAGAGGTGAGAAAACTCGCGGACGAGCACGGGAAGCTCATAACGATACACGTGAGCGAGACCATGAGTGAGGTCGGTAGAATCCAGGAGCGCTACGGAAAAAGTCCTGTGGTTCTCCTCGACGACATAGGCTTCCTTGGTAAGGACGTCATCATCGCCCACGGCGTCTGGCTCGACAGCAGGGACGTTCAAATACTGGCGAGAAACGGCGTCACCGTCGCCCACAATCCAGGCTCAAACATGAAGCTCGCCAGCGGCGTCATGCCGATAGGGAAGCTCCTCAACGCCGGCGTTAACATCGGCCTCGGCACTGACGGGAGCGCCAGCAACAACAACCTTGACATGCTTGAGGAGATGAAGCTGGCCGCGCTCCTCCACAAGGTTCACAACCTAGACCCCACGATAGCCGATGCAAGCACTGTTTTCAGGATGGCCACGCAGAACGGGGCCAGGGCCCTCAACCTGAAGGCGGGGGTAATAAAGGAGGGCTACCTAGCTGACATCGCGGTGATAGACTTCAACCGGCCCCACTTAAGGCCGATCAACAACGTGGTGAGCCATCTGGTTTATTCTGCCAACGGGAACGACGTGGAGACGACGATAGTGGACGGGAGGATCCTGATGCTCGATGGCGAAGTGCTCACCCTCGACGAGGAGAAAGTACTTGAGAAAGCGGAGAAAGTCGTGGAAAGCCTCCTCTGAGAACTTTGGGAAAACGGGGGTTCATCCCCCGAAGTACTCCTGAACGAGCTCCTTCGCGGAGGGCTTGTGTAGTTCGAGAACCTCTATTTTTTCTATAACGTTTCCCTCCCTGAGCTTGAGTTTGACCTTGCCCCCGTAGACCTGGAGGTCATCGAGCATGCCGTATACCGCGTCCTCGGCTTCCAGGGGTGTTTTGAACTTCATAATGTACTCCTCACCTTCCGAAAGGATGAGCTTGATCCAGTACTCGTTTTTCCTCTTGAAGGGCCTCGTCACCTTCGGCTTGAAGTTCTCAATGACTATTTCCACGGGACCACCTCCGCGTTTAATGATCTTCAGCCTCTCTAAACCTTTTAGGCTTTGAATTTTTAAGGGTTCCCATCCCTAAAACGGAAGGTTGAGACCTAGTTCCATACTCTTCTCGATTATTTTTTCCAGTGGAACCACCGCGCTCCTCGCCCCCACCTTTTGGACGGTCAGATAAGCCAGCAGCATTCCGAGCTTCGCCGAATCCCTGAGCCGCCATCCCTTCAGGACGCCGTAGATGACCCCGGCCGCGAAGGAATCCCCCGCTCCCGTCGAATCGACGACCTTCGCGCTCAGGCCCCTTATCTCTTCAACGTTCCCTTTGACGTCTCTAATGATGGCCCCTCCTCCGTTGAGGGTTATCACAAGGTTTTTGGAGCTGCACAGGTTCGGATCAAGGGAGCCGAACTTCCTCCTGTACTCGTCCTCGTTCATGAGCAGATAATCTATCTCCCCTTCCACGTCCTTTGGGAGCTCTGCCTCCCCTATGTCCACCGAAACGAGTATCCCTTCCTCTTTGGCTATTGAAACGGCCTTCCTGATGGTCTCCACTGGGTTGGAGGATAGGTGTATGAGCCTAGCCTTTTTTATGTACTCCCTATCAAGGGTTTTGAACCTGTTGGCCCCGGGGTACTTCACTATCCTCTTGTCCTCGCCGTGGATCATCGCGACTGCCACTCCCGAGGGCTCGTCCACGACCTTTATCCCAGAAGTGTCCACCCCTATGATTTGGAAATACCTTATGTGGGCCTCCCCTATCTCGTCCCTTCCAACTGCTCCTATAAACCCAGTTTTCAGCCCCATGTGGGCGAGCCAGGTTATAGTGTTTCCAGCCGCGCCGCCCAGGCCGAAGACCGCATTTTTCGCGTTCACCTTCTCGTGGAACTCTGGGAAGTGGTCGATGAGCATTATGATGTCGTAGTTGAGGTTTCCGATCCCCACGACGTCCAGCTCCATGTTCCCTCACCTTTTTGGCTGTTAGGGGTAGTCGTTTATCTATTTTGCGATCTTCAAGTGAAGGGCTCTTTTTTCCAAACGTCTTTCATATAAATCCCGAGCACCACAAATTATTTAAAGTGGGTTAGGCTAGCCAAAACGGAAACTGAGCCTGTTTTCAATATCATGGGGGGCCGATCATGGAGGACGTCATCAAGCGCATTGTTGATGCGGAAAAGGAGGCAGAGGCGCGGATTGAGGCTGCAAAGGGCGAGGCTAAAAAGATCGTTGAGGAAGCTAAGGCAGAAGCTAAAGTTATTGAGAACGAGATCCTTGAGAAGGCCAGGAAAGATGGAGAGGAGCTAGTTGAAAGGGCCAGAAAAGAGGGGGAGGAAGAGGCCAGGAGGATCCTTGAGGATGGGGAGAAAGAAATAGAGGACATGAAGGTCAAAGCCACCCAGAACTTTGAGAAAGCTGTTTCCGCCGCTATAGAACTTGTGAGAGGGAGTTGAGCATGTTCAAGCCCGCTCCTATGCTGAAGGTCGAGCTCATAACCCTCGAGAGGTACAGGGACAGGTTGCTCACCTATCTACATGAGGCCGGAGTCCTTGAGATAAGGGAGGTCAACGTTGGAATAGCCCAGCGCGACGCCCCCAACGAGTTCTACAGGAAGGCCGCCTCCTACGCCATAACCATATCCAGGATGGCCGAGTTCCTGAAGGCCCACCTTCCAAAGAAGGGCGGTGGGCTGAGGGAGTTCATATTTCCGCCTGAACCAAAGAAGAGGGAGTACCCCTATAGGAGCATTGAGGAGCTCATAAAGGACACCGAGAGGTTCCTTGGGGAAGTGGAGCCGGTCATCCGTTCCGTCGAGGCGAAGATAAACTCGATAAACACCGAGATAGAGAGGATAAAGTCCGACATTGAGACCCTTGAGTTACTCTCACCCTTCAGCATAGACTCGTCTTACCTGAGGCACTCCGGAACCGCGGTCGTCCTCGTTGGGAGTGTGGAGAGGGTTAAGTTCCCGGCCCTTAAGGAGGAGCTTGAGAAGTCCCTCGGGGGCAGGATAGTTATAGTCCCCAAGGAGCTCAAGGACAGCGTTGTTATGGCGGTAGTCTTCCTCTCCAGGGACTACGAGAAGGTAAACCCTGTTCTGGCTAAGTACTCCTTTGAGAGGCTTGAGGTTCCAGAAGGGGAGGGAACGCCCTCAGAACTTCTTGCGGAGTACAGGAGGATGCTCTCCAAAAAATTGGAGGAGCTTGAGGGGGCTCACAAGGAGGCCGCTGAGGTAGCTGAGAAGTACTACGAGGACGTCCGCTTCTACCTTGAGCTCATGGAGAACGAGCGCAACAAGGCCAACGCCCTGGGCATGCTCGCTAGGACTAACATGACCTTTGCCCTTACCGGGTGGGTTCCAAAAGAGGATGCTAAGAAGGTTGAGGATGGGGTTAAGGAGATCACCGGCGGAAAGGTCTACATAAACTTCAGGGAGCCAAGCCCGGAGGAGCTCGACGAGATACCAATAAAGCTCAGGAACCCTGGATGGGCCAGACCCTTCGAGATGCTCACGGAGATGTACGGCATGCCCAAGTACAACGAGATAGATCCCACGCCCATAATAGCGTTCACCTATTCGTTCTTCTTCGGCTTCATGCTCACCGACTTCCTCTACGGTCTCATAGTCGGCATCGTCGCGGCTTTACTCGTCAAGGGGCACAAGAAGTTCGACGACGGCACCTACAAGTTCTCCTACACGCTCCTCTGGAGCTCGTTCTTCACGATGCTCATGGGAGCCCTCTTCGGCAGCTTCTTCGGCAACGCCCTCGACATCGTGGGTGCAAGTCTAACCGGGAACCCGAACTTCGCAATGTGGCGCATAACCGACCCGCTCAAGGATCCGATGTTCGTGCTCATACTGGCGCTGGCGATAGGCCTCGCCCACCTCTTCGTGGGCTACACGCTGGGCTTCATAGTCAAGTGGAAGAACGGGGAGAAGAAGGGAGCGCTCTTCGACCAGCTGTCATGGATGCTCATCATACTAGCC encodes the following:
- a CDS encoding V-type ATP synthase subunit I, with the translated sequence MFKPAPMLKVELITLERYRDRLLTYLHEAGVLEIREVNVGIAQRDAPNEFYRKAASYAITISRMAEFLKAHLPKKGGGLREFIFPPEPKKREYPYRSIEELIKDTERFLGEVEPVIRSVEAKINSINTEIERIKSDIETLELLSPFSIDSSYLRHSGTAVVLVGSVERVKFPALKEELEKSLGGRIVIVPKELKDSVVMAVVFLSRDYEKVNPVLAKYSFERLEVPEGEGTPSELLAEYRRMLSKKLEELEGAHKEAAEVAEKYYEDVRFYLELMENERNKANALGMLARTNMTFALTGWVPKEDAKKVEDGVKEITGGKVYINFREPSPEELDEIPIKLRNPGWARPFEMLTEMYGMPKYNEIDPTPIIAFTYSFFFGFMLTDFLYGLIVGIVAALLVKGHKKFDDGTYKFSYTLLWSSFFTMLMGALFGSFFGNALDIVGASLTGNPNFAMWRITDPLKDPMFVLILALAIGLAHLFVGYTLGFIVKWKNGEKKGALFDQLSWMLIILAIVLFATGKDVPAFMSGAKALFGVGIVLFAIGEVVNNGGLAALLIISDFFGFVGTWLSYARLMALALATSGIAMVINVLVQMIWGIKFLYIGPILGVILFFGGQLFSTAINALGAFVHSLRLQYVEFFGTFYSGDGKPFEPFRARREVSKLKVETGTE
- a CDS encoding V-type ATP synthase subunit H codes for the protein MEDVIKRIVDAEKEAEARIEAAKGEAKKIVEEAKAEAKVIENEILEKARKDGEELVERARKEGEEEARRILEDGEKEIEDMKVKATQNFEKAVSAAIELVRGS
- a CDS encoding amidohydrolase family protein, translating into MSILIKNGLVVYGEDLNVVNADVLIEGNRIAKVAKNIREGADTVIDASGRVVSPGFVNLHTHSPMGLLRGLADDLPLMEWLEKHIWPREAKLTREAIKAGAYLGALEMIKTGTTAFLDMYFHMDAVGEAVLESGLRGYLGYGMIDLGDPERTEKEVKEALREMREIEKLESDRIQFVFGPHAPYTCSLALLKEVRKLADEHGKLITIHVSETMSEVGRIQERYGKSPVVLLDDIGFLGKDVIIAHGVWLDSRDVQILARNGVTVAHNPGSNMKLASGVMPIGKLLNAGVNIGLGTDGSASNNNLDMLEEMKLAALLHKVHNLDPTIADASTVFRMATQNGARALNLKAGVIKEGYLADIAVIDFNRPHLRPINNVVSHLVYSANGNDVETTIVDGRILMLDGEVLTLDEEKVLEKAEKVVESLL
- a CDS encoding ADP-dependent ribose-1-phosphate kinase encodes the protein MELDVVGIGNLNYDIIMLIDHFPEFHEKVNAKNAVFGLGGAAGNTITWLAHMGLKTGFIGAVGRDEIGEAHIRYFQIIGVDTSGIKVVDEPSGVAVAMIHGEDKRIVKYPGANRFKTLDREYIKKARLIHLSSNPVETIRKAVSIAKEEGILVSVDIGEAELPKDVEGEIDYLLMNEDEYRRKFGSLDPNLCSSKNLVITLNGGGAIIRDVKGNVEEIRGLSAKVVDSTGAGDSFAAGVIYGVLKGWRLRDSAKLGMLLAYLTVQKVGARSAVVPLEKIIEKSMELGLNLPF